A stretch of the Pan paniscus chromosome 2, NHGRI_mPanPan1-v2.0_pri, whole genome shotgun sequence genome encodes the following:
- the LOC103786676 gene encoding protein FAM136A: MVKSLERENIRKMQGLMFRCSTSCCEDSQASLQQVHQCIKHCHVPLAQAQALATSELEKFQDHLARCTTQCNNKAKDSIAAGSKELQVKQQLDGCVTKCVDDHMHLIPTMTKKMKEALLAIEK, translated from the coding sequence ATGGTGAAGAGTCTGGAGAGAGAGAACATCCGGAAGATGCAGGGTCTCATGTTCCGGTGCAGCACCAGCTGCTGTGAGGACAGCCAGGCCTCCCTGCAGCAGGTGCACCAGTGCATCAAGCACTGCCATGTGCCTCTGGCTCAAGCCCAGGCTTTGGCCACCAGTGAGTTGGAGAAGTTCCAGGACCACCTGGCCCGGTGTACCACGCAATGCAACAACAAAGCCAAAGATTCAATAGCTGCTGGGAGTAAGGAGCTTCAGGTGAAGCAGCAGCTGGACGGTTGTGTGACCAAGTGTGTGGATGACCACATGCACCTCATCCCAACTATGACCAAGAAGATGAAGGAAGCTCTCTTAGCCATTGAGAAGTAA